A single window of Polaribacter sp. SA4-10 DNA harbors:
- a CDS encoding amidase family protein gives MNSQIKQIHQQLVSKQISCTELVQEKLNLLKENTYSTVNSLLDKMALELAAKVDAKIASGKEIGVLEGIPFGIKDVYMLQGTFTTASSNMLKNYKSAYTATAIQKLLDAGAIPLVKENCDSFGHGSSSENTIFGAVKNAINPELVAGGSSGGSAVNVAKDYTVFSIGGDTGGSIRQPAGYNNIYGLKPTYGRISRFGLMAYASSTDCVGPLAKSIEDIRIVLNVMSGKDIKDQTTINSEEITEESILSNNTIKTVGYFKSFIENEAIDTKVKADFLASIEKIKATGIEVKELDFFKSDILVSTYYTLAMAETASNLSRLDGTNYGNRIEGENLKDTYSITRSENFSEETKRRIVGGNQVLSQGFSDEIYLKGLSLRDQISENFKKDFEEVDIILSPVTPGSPPKIGDSLKDPLAMYLSDAYTVGFSLGQLPTLTVPQGTVTGLQITAAKNNEELVLKFANFLKDTI, from the coding sequence ATGAATTCTCAAATAAAACAAATACACCAACAATTGGTGTCTAAACAGATATCTTGTACAGAATTGGTTCAAGAAAAACTTAACTTACTAAAAGAAAACACCTATAGCACAGTAAACTCTTTATTAGATAAGATGGCTTTAGAATTGGCTGCAAAAGTTGATGCTAAAATTGCTAGTGGTAAAGAAATAGGGGTATTAGAAGGTATTCCTTTTGGAATAAAAGATGTTTACATGTTACAAGGAACTTTTACCACTGCAAGTTCTAATATGTTAAAAAACTACAAGTCTGCTTACACAGCAACTGCAATTCAAAAATTATTAGACGCAGGTGCCATCCCATTAGTAAAAGAAAACTGTGATAGTTTTGGTCATGGTTCTTCTAGTGAAAACACCATTTTTGGAGCAGTAAAAAATGCTATAAACCCAGAATTAGTTGCAGGAGGATCTAGTGGTGGTTCTGCAGTAAATGTTGCAAAAGACTACACTGTTTTTTCTATTGGAGGAGATACTGGGGGCTCTATTCGTCAACCTGCAGGTTACAACAATATTTATGGTTTAAAACCAACTTACGGTCGTATTTCTCGTTTTGGTTTAATGGCATATGCTTCCTCTACAGATTGTGTTGGTCCTTTAGCCAAATCTATTGAAGACATTAGAATTGTTTTAAATGTGATGAGTGGAAAAGACATTAAAGATCAAACCACAATCAATTCAGAAGAAATTACAGAAGAATCAATTTTAAGTAATAACACAATAAAAACCGTTGGTTATTTTAAAAGTTTTATTGAAAATGAAGCAATTGACACTAAGGTTAAAGCTGATTTTTTAGCAAGTATCGAAAAAATTAAAGCAACTGGAATTGAAGTTAAAGAATTAGATTTCTTTAAATCTGATATTTTAGTTTCTACATATTATACGCTAGCAATGGCAGAAACTGCTTCCAATTTATCTCGTTTAGACGGTACAAATTATGGAAATAGAATTGAAGGAGAAAATTTAAAAGACACCTATTCTATAACACGTTCAGAAAATTTTTCTGAAGAGACAAAACGTAGAATTGTTGGAGGAAACCAAGTTTTATCTCAAGGATTTTCTGATGAAATTTATCTAAAAGGCTTGTCCTTAAGAGATCAAATTTCTGAAAACTTTAAAAAAGATTTTGAAGAAGTTGATATCATATTGTCACCAGTAACACCGGGTTCTCCACCAAAAATAGGAGATAGTTTAAAAGACCCTTTAGCAATGTATTTATCAGATGCATATACTGTAGGTTTTAGTCTTGGTCAACTACCTACATTAACGGTACCTCAAGGAACCGTTACAGGTTTGCAAATTACGGCAGCAAAAAATAATGAAGAATTGGTTTTGAAGTTTGCTAACTTCTTAAAAGATACAATATAA